In Monodelphis domestica isolate mMonDom1 chromosome 4, mMonDom1.pri, whole genome shotgun sequence, one DNA window encodes the following:
- the LOC103092082 gene encoding uncharacterized protein LOC103092082, with amino-acid sequence MGKMNNNSLLLFSKCSEFELTITNTVFRMANKYKTTWIHPRSKQWHLIDHIIVHRRDIQDVKITRAMRGAECWTDHLLVRATLQILIVPHHPKCTQTVRTFYNVSCLRDPSYLQTFQSCLDNKLSTKGQLTGSSTEKWNHFRDAVKETSKAVLGPKQHNHQHWFNENNTAIEDLLSKKNKAFMEWQNNPNSAPKKDRFKSLQATVQREIRKMQDRWWEKKAEENQQFADMKNYKEFFSALKTVYGPLKPTTTPLLSSEGDTLIKDKKGISNRWKEHLSQLINRPSSVNQSTLDQIPQNHSIEQPDVPPSIDEVQKAIKQMSVGKAPGKEWIPTEVYKALNGKALQAFYIVLTSIWEEEDMPLELRTASIIALYKNKGS; translated from the coding sequence atgggcaaaatgaacaacaacagcctactgctattCAGCAagtgctcagagttcgaactcaccatcacaaacactgtgttcagaatggcgaacaaatataaaacaacgtggatacatccaagatcaaaacagtggcatctcattgaccacatcattgtacaccggcgagacatccaggatgtaaagatcaccagagccatgagaggagctgaatgctggacagaccacctattggttagagcgactcttcaaatcctcattgtgcctcaccatccaaaatgcacccagacagttcgcacattttacaacgtgagttgtcttagagatccatcttatttgcaaacattccagtcctgcctggacaacaagctgtctacCAAGGGAcaactcactggaagctcaaccgagaaatggaaccatttcagagatgcagtgaaggaaacatcaaaggcagtcctaggcccaaaacaacacaaccaccagcactggttcaatgagaacaacactgctattgaagacctattgagcaagaagaacaaagcctttatggagtggcaaaataacccaaactctgctcctaaaaaggacagattcaagtctctccaagccacggtgcaacgtgagatcaggaagatgcaagaccgatggtgggaaaaaaaggcagaagaaaaccagcagtttgctgatatgaaaaactacaaagaatttttcagtgccctcaagactgtctatgggccattaaaacccacaaccactcccttgctatcctctgaaggtgacactctcataaaagataaaaaaggcatcagcaacaggtggaaagaacacctCAGTCAGCTTATCAACCGACcatcttcagtcaaccaaagcacccttgaccagatcccccaaaaccactccattgaacaacctgacgtccctccttcaatagatgaagtccaaaaagccattaaacaaatgagtgtagGCAAGGCACCAGGTAAAGAatggatcccaaccgaggtgtacaaggccttaaatggaaaggcactccaggcattctacatagtactgaccagcatatgggaagaggaagacatgcccctagaactcagaactgcctccatcatagccctatacaagaacaaaggctcatga